A stretch of the Musa acuminata AAA Group cultivar baxijiao chromosome BXJ2-7, Cavendish_Baxijiao_AAA, whole genome shotgun sequence genome encodes the following:
- the LOC135616142 gene encoding probable carbohydrate esterase At4g34215: MHRETKLPTRKEKKRKTNMPSLAVSLLLALLRLVLAAPSAQCDLHHATSCPSLTPKKLVFVLAGQSNMAGRGGVSRDLWDGAVPPQCRPSPSILRLSARLRWEVAREPLHADVDVNKTCGVGPGMAFAHAILSSVFWAARPPPVIGLVPCAVGGTRIEEWARGTALYDGLVRRARAAAGKLGAVLWYQGESDTVSREDAEAYRARMERLILHLRSDLEMPGLLLIQVAIASGEGNFTEIVRKAQKDICLPSVACVDAKGLQLEADHLHLTTSAQVQLGEMLAATYLTHAMSK, from the exons ATGCATAGGGAGACTAAATTGCCgaccagaaaagaaaagaaaagaaagacaaaCATGCCTTCACTCGCTGTCTCACTGCTGCTGGCGCTGCTCCGCCTCGTGCTCGCCGCCCCATCGGCCCAATGCGACCTCCATCACGCAACCTCCTGCCCCAGTCTGACGCCCAAGAAGCTCGTCTTCGTGCTCGCGGGGCAGAGCAACATGGCCGGGCGGGGCGGCGTCTCACGCGACCTATGGGACGGGGCCGTGCCGCCGCAGTGTCGCCCGAGCCCCTCCATCCTGCGCCTAAGCGCGCGCCTCCGCTGGGAGGTGGCGCGAGAGCCCCTCCACGCCGACGTCGACGTCAACAAGACCTGCGGCGTGGGCCCCGGCATGGCCTTCGCCCACGCGATCCTCTCCTCCGTGTTCTGGGCAGCGAGGCCGCCGCCGGTGATCGGTCTGGTGCCGTGCGCGGTCGGCGGGACCAGGATAGAGGAGTGGGCGCGGGGCACGGCGCTGTACGATGGCTTGGTGCGGCGGGCGAGGGCGGCGGCGGGGAAGCTGGGAGCGGTGCTGTGGTACCAGGGGGAGAGCGATACGGTGTCCCGCGAGGACGCGGAGGCGTACAGGGCACGGATGGAGAGGCTGATACTGCATCTCCGGTCGGATCTCGAGATGCCGGGGCTTCTCTTGATTCAG GTTGCTATCGCATCAGGCGAAGGAAACTTCACAGAGATAGTGAGGAAGGCTCAGAAGGATATATGTCTTCCCAGTGTTGCATGTGTTGATGCCAAAGGATTGCAACTTGAAGCTGACCATCTGCACCTCACCACTTCAGCTCAAGTTCAGCTAGGTGAGATGTTAGCTGCTACCTATTTAACTCATGCCATGTCCAAATAA